The Haloarcula sp. H-GB4 genome segment AGGTCGTCGGCCCGAGCGACGACCCGTGGCCGTACGAGGACGAAGAGGCCCCACCGACGACAGCACTCGACCAGGACGGTATCGAGGCTGTCATCGATTCGTTCCGTGCCGCCGCCGAGCGTGCACTCGACGCCGGCTTCGAGGTCGCGGAGGTTCACACCGCCCATGGCTACCTCCTGCATCAGTTCCTCTCACCAGTAACGAACCACCGCGAGGACGACTACGGCGGTGACTTCGAGAGCCGCACGCGACTGACACGAGAGGTTACCGCCGCTGTCCGCGATGTCTGGCCTGACGACAAGCCGGTGTTCGTCCGTATTTCGGCGACTGACTGGCTCCCCGACCGCGACGCATGGACTGTTGAGGACTCCGTGCGCCTGTCGGACCGACTCGCTGACATCGGTGCGGACTTCATCGACGTGAGCGGCGGCGGTATCCACCCCGAATCCCGCCCCGATTACGCCGGCCCGAACTACCAGCTTCAGTACGCAGAGCAGATTCGACAGGAAACCGAGTCGGATATCGCCGTCGGCGCTGTCGGCGGCATCACGACGCCCGAACAGGCGGAGGCCGTCATCGCCAACGACCGGGCCGATATGGCTATCGTCGGCCGTGAACACCTCCGGGACCCGTACTTCGCGATGACTGCTGCGAAGGAACTCGACGCGACAGATGAAATCGAGGGGCCGCCGCAGTACCGCCGCGCCTGGGGCTTCTGACGGAGGTCAGACTTTATCGAGGTCGAGGTCGACGGCGTACCAGTCGAGCACGAGCAGGAAGACCGCGCCGACAGCACCAGCGGCGACGAACGCGATGAGAACATCCGTTGAAAAACCCACCTTCTCCTGAACTTCCACGACGGGGGCACGCAGCGCGCCGACGACAAGCGCGACGAGAAACGCGAGCGTGGCCCGGCGGTTGTAGGCAAGCGCCCGACGGACAACGCGCGCAATGGTGAACAAGCCGACGAGCCCGCCGAGAATGAACGTCACGACCGGCACAGCGGTCGTAGTCACGTCTTCGGTTGGGCCGCCAGTAACGAGCGCGATGAGTGCGTCGACGAACTCGCTGAGGGCCGTCGACATGCGGGTATACTGGCCGAGGATGATGAGCAACAGCGACCCCGAGATGCCGGGCAGAATCATCGCGCTGACGCCGATCATGCCGGCGACGAAGACCAGTGCGAGGCCGCCACCATCTGTGGCGGCTGTCGACACCCCGGACACGTAGAACGCGAGGAGAAAGCCGACGACGCCGGCCCCTATCTGGAACGGGGAGTCGACTGTGAGACTTCGCAGTAGCACTATCGCTGAGGCGGCAATGAGCCCGAAGAAGAATCCGAAGAGGAGTGCCGGCGTTTCCTGGCTGGCGATGTGAACGATGCGCGTTACGATGACAACGGCGGTGGCGACGCCAGCGACCAGCGCGAGGAGGAACCAGATATCTATTTCGAGAAGTTCCGAAAACGCGCCACGGATATCGACACCGCCGTCTACGGGAGCGAGTGCGCGTAAAAACCGAAGTATCCGTCCCGGCGTGAAGGCGGTAATTGCGGCGATGAGTCGCTCATAGACCCCGGCGATAAGCGCGATTGTCCCGCCAGAGACGCCAGGGACGCCGTCGGCACTGCCCATACAGAGGCCGATGAGAAACGTTCGAAGCCACGCACGAAGCGGCGGCACCGAGCCCCGAATGGTCGGCAGGTCGCTCGAGTCTCGGTCAGGATGGGTGGTCATCACTGAACGCTTCCAGCATCACGCTGAAATCCCTTGTGGAGTTGCGTCGTGTCATGGAATCATCACAACGACGGAACAAGGGCTGGACAGGCAGTCCGCGACAGCGTTAGCTCCGCTGTGATAGCGTGAGCACGCCGTTCCTGAGTGTCTGGACTGCGTCAGCGGCCGGCAGATCGATGTCGAACTCCGTCTGGAGGTGCGGGGCGTCGACGGCAACGACGGCTTCCGTTCCAATTACATCGACTGTCACGTAGTCGTCGCTAACCTGAAGTGAGTTGAGGTCGACGGCAACCGTCCAGCCGTCATCGTGGTCGGTGTGCGAGACGTGTAGCGGCGACCGTTCAGTTTGTGCGTCCATTCGTCATCCATGAGTACGTGTTACATACATAAAGGTCCCCGTTCGGCGCGTGCCAAAGAGCACAGTGCAAGACAATGCACGCAATCTGTCCTTACAGAGCCGGGCCGAGATAGCCCCACGCCTGCAGTCTGTCCCCGTCACCGTCGATCCAGCGCTCACCGATGTCGTCGCGGTAATAGCGGTTCGGGATGAGGATGTCGTCGATGCGGTCGTAAGCCTGCTCTCGCGCCGCCTGCATCGTCTCGCCTTTGCCCGTGACGACCAGCGGCATCCCGCTCTCGCCGGCGACCCGCCACTGCCAATCGACCCGCTTTGCGTCCTCGATGTGGACGCCCTCGCGGCTGTCTGACTCGAAGACGACCGCCGCGTTGCGGGAGTTCTCATCGTATGTGTCCTCGTCGTCAAACGGGAACGGCGGGAGGACGACCCGAACCGCGACCTGATACCCGCGATGGACCGCCAACTCCGGGTCGCGCCCGTTTGCCAGGTCGAGGAAGAACTGGCCCGTCTCTGATTCGAACGACTCCTCCTGAAGCGTTATCGTTGGATAGCCAAAACGCGGCGTGAACTCAAGCGGGTAGATACCGCTGTCGTTGACGATGCAGTTGATGTCGATGCTGCCGACGTACCCCTCGTCGGCGAGCCAGCCTTCCACCTTGCCGAGTGTCTCCTCAAACAGTTCGTTCCGGCCGGCCCAGAACATTGAGGTTCCCATCTCACCGGTCGAGGGACCGATGTTGCCCGGGAATAGCTTCTTGTGCTCGAAGTTGAAGTTGATCGGTTCGACGAATGATTCGCCGTTGAAGAACCCGCAGACGGCGATTTCGACGCCCTCGACCTTCCGCTGCAACTGGAAGCCCTTCATCCGATGGCCCCAGGCCTTCTTGTACGCTCGAAGTACGTCGACGATATCGCTCCCGTCGTCCTCGTTCCCGACGTAGAGCAGTCGTTTGACGTTCTGGACTTCCCCCAGGGGTTTGATCACGTACGGTGCGGGGTTCTCCTGTACGTGTTGGATACCGGCGTCGAAGTCCTCGAAGACGTGATGCTCGATAGTGTTGACACCGTGGTCTTCGAGGATCTCCATCGCGTAGCCGCGGTCTTCTTCGAGCGTGTCCGTGTTGGGTGTCCCGCCAACGACGGCGTGGCCTTCGGCCCGGAGTTCCTGTGCAATCTCGCCGGTACCGATATCGCTGCCCACCCAGATATCGTCGAAAATCACGACATCAGCCCAGTCGAGGTCCCCCCGCCAGTCGTCGGTTTTCGGGACGAACCCATCGGCGATCTCCTGATCGCTGTCGGCCTCGATGTAATAGCGAACGTCGTGTCCCTCCTCGGTGACCTGCCAGGCAATGTCGCCGATGAGTGCTGCGTCCAGCGAACAGAAGAGGAAGTTTGCCATGGTACGTCTGCAAGCGGGTGCAGGGTAAACGTTGCCGTCCTGCCAATCGCAGCCATTGCTATCGCGATGGTCGGACACAGGACTGTTATGCCGGCCTGTTGGATACCCGCTGTTTGTTTAAATGAACCCACATCGGGAAGCCGAACCGTTTTAGTCCCTATCTGTAAATTGCCACGTATGACACGCGACGAACTCGCGTCCGCGAGTGAACTGCTCGAATCGGCGGCCGAAGACACTGACAGTGACGCGGCGAGCGAACGCCTTGCCGAACTCGCTGACCAGCTCGACAGTCTCGCGACTGACGAACACGGCCCGGACCACGGTCGACTCGCCCGCATCCAGTCGGCACTCAACGACCTCAGTAGCGGTGACGCAGAAGACGCGGCTGGCGCCATCGAAGACGCCGACGACGAGATTAACGAGTACCGGTCCAACCTCGAAGGGGTTTGAGGCGGCGCTTCTGCGCCAGTAGATGGCTGTCCGGTGATTTTCTGCGAGGCAACGTTGGTTTTCGAACGCGATAGAGCGCTACGACTCGGTTGCGGTTTCCTCGTCGACCGGCTTGATTCGGTGTGTTGCGTCGTTGTGATCTTCCGCGGCTCGTAGTCGGTAGATGACTTCACGTGGCTCTGTATCGTCAACGTACGGTGTTTTACCGTCGCGTGTGATGACCGCTGTCTCTCCCGGCTTCAGTTCCCCATCAAACCGACCGACGGGCGCGTAGGCGACGCGCGGCCCGGTTCGGTTGAGTGCAATGACGTACCGGCCAGCGGTGTCGCCCGTGTTTGTGACCGTTATCTCAAGTGTTGGCTTGGCGGGCTCAGTGACGCGCTCCGGCCCGTCAAGGGTAACATCGAATGACGGCAACGGGGCGTTGAGTCTGTCTCGAACAGCCTCCGGTGGCGTCCACTTCCCGCCGGGCCAGGACAGTTGGGCGTCGCTGACTGAGCCGGTTTCCGAGAGGGCAAAGACCAGTGGCCCACCGGTCTCGGTGAACTGTCGGCCCCACTCTCCGTCACGATACAGGCCGTTCCTGAACGTCTCGGGGCTGTACGTCGCCCCATCGAATCTGAGCGAGAACGCGGCACGGTCGACTTCCGAGCCCCGGATAGCCGCTGTCAGCACGAGGAACTGGCCGTCAGCTGACTGAACAGTGATCGAGTCGGTGCCGGGAACCACAACCCCGGGCATCACCGCAGCGTCGGTAATCGTCACCGCGGGCGGCGGTCCGGTGTCGGTTTCACTGACGGCCGGTGACGGAACGGGTGTCATCGTTTCGGTGTCAGCAGTCTCACCCTGACATCCCGCACCGGTGATAGCCAGTCCGCAGAGTGCCAGAACACGACGGCGGTACATGGATCTGCGTTACCCTGCCCTGGGTAAATGCTTTCAGAACGCTTGGGTTCAGTTTTGACTGACCGTTTCCAGTTTGGCCCAGAATAGACCTGTCTCCTTGACTGGGGAAGTCTGTGACGCTGCGAAGGCAGGTGATGTCAGATTAAATAACATCTTAATTAATGTTTGTGGCTAACCAAAAGCTTTTGACAATTCCGTTGGTTTCAGTCAACTGTATATCAGGTTGGGGGATTGGGTGGCGGTCCCTTCCCTACGTGGTGATATCAATGAGCAAATCAACGAACGGCCGAACGGCCCCCAAGTCGATGCGACACAAGCAAATACTCGACGTAGCGGCCGAGAACCCTGAGGCGTCCATCGCAGAGCTTGCGGCCGAAGTACCGAGCGCGACAGCGGAACTGGTCGAGCGGGTCCTCGAAGAACACGGCGACCCAGCTGAGACCGACGAGACGGACGCGCCTGACGAGTCACCGGGTGAACCGTCGGCGGAGTCACAGTCGTACCCGGCCCCCGAGGATCTCTCGTCGACAGAACGCGAGACGCTCCGGTCGATTCAGCAACACCCCACCGCGTCCCAGCGGGACCTCGCTGAGAAGCTCGGTGTCACGGCTTCGACTGTAAGCAACCGCGTCAACGGCATTGACGGGTTTGACTGGTCGAACCGCAAGACGTTCGCAAACGCTGTGTTCAGCGACCAGGGGACGGGGTCGCTGACCCCCTCCAATGAGACCGAAACGCCGGCATCCGAAAGCGAACCATCGGAGTCAACAGACACTCCGGAAGATGCCGACGGGCAAATGTCAGAATCAGCTGCCGCGTCCGGCCGGAGCGACTCTTTGGTCGCGGAGGTGGAGTCCGCGGCCGGCGAGGTGAACACCACGCTGACGACGTTCCAGTCGACTGTCGAAGACCTCTCCACACAGCTGGCCGAGCTCGAAGGCCAGGTCGAAACCGTCACCGACGGCGGCGGCTCGCCACAGCCGTTTCAGGACCCGGAGCTCGTCCACAAGGTCGTCCACGCGTGTATGGACTCCGACAAAATATCTGAGGATGAAGAACTCCGGATTCTGGATTCGCTACTCTAGTTGTACTCTCGCCACCGGTGGCCACAGTCCTGGCACTTGAAGAACCGCGTCGGCGGTTCATCGGCTGACCCGGTCTGTTTGATCGTGTACCACGCTTTGCCGTGTCCGCATTCCTCACAGGTCACGTCGTCGGCCGTCGGCTTCCCCTCGAAGTTCGAGCCTTCTTCGGTCTCTATCAGTTCGTCGTCGCTCTGTTCGTCCGTGCTGACGAACGCTGCCGCGCGGTCCTGATCTTTCGCGACCCGCGCGCCA includes the following:
- a CDS encoding NADH:flavin oxidoreductase/NADH oxidase, translated to MTALFSPLELRETTVPNRVMVSPMCQYSCGARDGLATDWHRTHLGSRAVGGAGLVMTEATAVEARGRISPEDLGIWSEEHAAALEPITELISEQGSVPGIQLAHAGRKASIERPWDGHDPLQSDDGGWEVVGPSDDPWPYEDEEAPPTTALDQDGIEAVIDSFRAAAERALDAGFEVAEVHTAHGYLLHQFLSPVTNHREDDYGGDFESRTRLTREVTAAVRDVWPDDKPVFVRISATDWLPDRDAWTVEDSVRLSDRLADIGADFIDVSGGGIHPESRPDYAGPNYQLQYAEQIRQETESDIAVGAVGGITTPEQAEAVIANDRADMAIVGREHLRDPYFAMTAAKELDATDEIEGPPQYRRAWGF
- a CDS encoding DUF368 domain-containing protein, with the protein product MTTHPDRDSSDLPTIRGSVPPLRAWLRTFLIGLCMGSADGVPGVSGGTIALIAGVYERLIAAITAFTPGRILRFLRALAPVDGGVDIRGAFSELLEIDIWFLLALVAGVATAVVIVTRIVHIASQETPALLFGFFFGLIAASAIVLLRSLTVDSPFQIGAGVVGFLLAFYVSGVSTAATDGGGLALVFVAGMIGVSAMILPGISGSLLLIILGQYTRMSTALSEFVDALIALVTGGPTEDVTTTAVPVVTFILGGLVGLFTIARVVRRALAYNRRATLAFLVALVVGALRAPVVEVQEKVGFSTDVLIAFVAAGAVGAVFLLVLDWYAVDLDLDKV
- a CDS encoding phosphoribosylamine--glycine ligase — its product is MANFLFCSLDAALIGDIAWQVTEEGHDVRYYIEADSDQEIADGFVPKTDDWRGDLDWADVVIFDDIWVGSDIGTGEIAQELRAEGHAVVGGTPNTDTLEEDRGYAMEILEDHGVNTIEHHVFEDFDAGIQHVQENPAPYVIKPLGEVQNVKRLLYVGNEDDGSDIVDVLRAYKKAWGHRMKGFQLQRKVEGVEIAVCGFFNGESFVEPINFNFEHKKLFPGNIGPSTGEMGTSMFWAGRNELFEETLGKVEGWLADEGYVGSIDINCIVNDSGIYPLEFTPRFGYPTITLQEESFESETGQFFLDLANGRDPELAVHRGYQVAVRVVLPPFPFDDEDTYDENSRNAAVVFESDSREGVHIEDAKRVDWQWRVAGESGMPLVVTGKGETMQAAREQAYDRIDDILIPNRYYRDDIGERWIDGDGDRLQAWGYLGPAL
- a CDS encoding winged helix-turn-helix domain-containing protein, translating into MRHKQILDVAAENPEASIAELAAEVPSATAELVERVLEEHGDPAETDETDAPDESPGEPSAESQSYPAPEDLSSTERETLRSIQQHPTASQRDLAEKLGVTASTVSNRVNGIDGFDWSNRKTFANAVFSDQGTGSLTPSNETETPASESEPSESTDTPEDADGQMSESAAASGRSDSLVAEVESAAGEVNTTLTTFQSTVEDLSTQLAELEGQVETVTDGGGSPQPFQDPELVHKVVHACMDSDKISEDEELRILDSLL
- a CDS encoding transcription factor S — its product is MQFCDDCGSMMHADGDEMVCQSCGARVAKDQDRAAAFVSTDEQSDDELIETEEGSNFEGKPTADDVTCEECGHGKAWYTIKQTGSADEPPTRFFKCQDCGHRWREYN